A window from Prinia subflava isolate CZ2003 ecotype Zambia chromosome Z, Cam_Psub_1.2, whole genome shotgun sequence encodes these proteins:
- the RAD1 gene encoding cell cycle checkpoint protein RAD1: MPFSAQPPASGERYALSASLDNARHLSSLLRAVHFQDHATCLATASGLRVTVEDAKCIQANAFIQAEIFQEFSVQEESVMFRISLSVLLDCLTIFGTSSLPGTSTALRMCYQGYGYPLMLFLEEGGVVTVCKINTQEPDELLDFDFCSTKVVNKIILQSEGLREAFAELDMSSEVLQITMSPDKPYFRLSTFGNAGSAHLDYPRDSDLMEAFHCNQTQTNRYKTSLLKPSTKALALSCKVSIRTDAQGFLSLQYMIRNEDGQICFVEYYCCPDENITEAEL, encoded by the exons ATGCCGTTCTCGGCGCAGCCGCCCGCCAGCGGCGAGCGCTACGCGCTGTCCGCCAGCCTGGACAATGCCCGGCACCTGTCCAGCCTGCTGCGGGCCGTGCACTTCCAGGACCACGCCACCTGCCTGGCCACGGCCAGCGGGCTGCGTGTCACGGTGGAGGATGCCAAGTGCATCCAGGCCAACGCCTTCATCCAG GCAGAAATCTTTCAGGAATTTTCTGTTCAGGAAGAATCAGTGATGTTCCGGATCAGTTTGTCTGTTCTTCTGGACTGCCTTACCATTTTTGGAACCAGCTCCTTGCCAG GAACATCAACGGCCCTTAGAATGTGTTATCAGGGTTATGGGTATCCCCTGATGCTGTTCTTGGAAGAAGGAGGAGTAGTAACAGTGTGCAAAATCAACACTCAAGAACCTGATGAGTTGTTagattttgatttctgcagTACAAAGGTtgttaataaaattattctgcagTCGGAGGGACTACGAGAAGCATTTGCTGAACTGGATATGAGCAGTGAAGTTCTGCAGATTACCATGTCTCCAGATAAACCCTACTTCAG GTTATCCACTTTTGGAAATGCAGGAAGTGCACATCTAGACTACCCTAGGGACTCTGATTTGATGGAAGCATTCCACTGTAACCAGACCCAGACAAACAG gTACAAGACTTCTTTACTTAAACCATCCACAAAGGCACTGGCTTTGTCTTGTAAAGTGTCCATTCGAACAGATGCTCAAGGATTTCTTTCACTGCAGTATATGATTAGGAATGAAGATGGACAGATCTGTTTTGTGGAATACTATTGTTGCCCTGATGAGAACATCACTGAAGCAGAACTGTAG